Proteins encoded by one window of Nocardioides euryhalodurans:
- a CDS encoding putative Ig domain-containing protein: MGLVLVTVPPVQAANQRPVIRAIADRTVSGQDTVRIAPRVRDDGPARRLRFAASGRPLWLKLDRRTGLLRGTVPPAAMGRSFRLVLRVSDGRRTDSEVFRIRVRRNQAPTLGEIAPQTVEAGQPYSYAIEGEDSDGPKALRYSVSGQPAWLTLDRTTGVLSGTAEGSGVREITVWASDGRKSSPERVLRLTVTEPAVDNTEPLVDDQTMTVDEGPAGAEVGTLVGDDADGDELTWSLSGDGHQDFSVDPESGTVTSEVTLDHEARRRYDLTATASDGTTSTTADLVVTVSDVDEAPVVTAIDDRTVTEDQLVVPAIAVEATDPEGAPVEISVTGLPQGLAYDAATDTVTGSPSLPGTYAVQVSASDGTLVGGTGFELAVEPTNDAPELANQDLSVAEGTEDETVIGTLAASDEEGDELTFAGGTAVFGVSPAGEVRVIDGDALTDGSGPFSVPVSVTDGDATTNAVLTVTVTDVDSPPVAEDDTFEVAEDAPTGTSVGTATASDADGDTVSWAITGGNAEGAFAIDAATGEITVAGLLDHEDVDTYALEVEATSTTLSDSATVTIDVTDVDEAPSVEPIDDVTTAEDEAMAPVQVVTSDPEGDDVTVTVTGLPAGVDYAPGPGTIAGTPTDSGTFEVDVTADDGALTRTESFVLEVTPANDAPVLVPVDDVTLEEGSALEPIQLSATDADDDDLVFEVGTLPTGLSFDAEQARITGTPTVGGSYVVSVTVRDGNGGTDGDDFVLTVTDVNDAPVLGAPDPALVELVQDEPVDVDVTVPAVDEEGDAVTFAATGLPEGVTAEGTGTGVSLGGAAEETGDFPVTVTAEDARGATSTTTFDVVVTEPPAVSCSPISTLECADVPVTLPYELDFDGTEGGLDDTGFTMVDPPSLRGGVDQAPAPSTPTYADVPGFEPGQVGVAGGALTITATKGIQFRAPGQSPAATAPNALLNGLGVGVSGSTTGYDLSTTVVAPTFPGPDNGAQQGGLWFGLDEDDYVKAVVSRVTATTNKVQLLTEVGGVATPGTTYEMNSAPFATGTDVELELEVVDGPGTGTTGGTAQLYYTVGSGQRTLLADVTTPSRTSMSVPQAWFDGAALEGQDAQSFAGLFATKRNAQAAQQQLVTFGDFAVTEHVVPNTAPVVVPVDDQTATEEEAFGPLTVTATDADGDELTVESDLDVEGLSFTDEGDGTATLKGTPAAGTAGSYDVTVSASDGEDTDEESFTLTVEEPAAPEPACAPLTTEGCSTVPVTTPFSLDFEADQGGLDGTGFTMVDPPSSRGNVDQAPAPATPSFPTVPGFEPGQVGLTGGNLVIDATKGIAYRKPVDSAGTNSQLNALGVGLAGGGEGYELRTTVDAPTFPSSAAATGTQSQQGGLWYGLGEDDFVKLAVVRTTSGLNKVQLVKEVGSIAQPATTYELNSSTFASGQDVELVLTIDASGATPVVRAAYRVAGGQLTTLTDAANPASPALPLPEAFVAGEALPAGDAGPVAFGGLYATKRGAAATDNIAVRFEQFAVESLGGQTGPFVPVDVRVNFQSETAPVPAGFLRDFGQAYDQRTAADQGDGDHTYGWVRANSAEGLSLVTNGRDRNRADIAQELDTVMHMQYGDVPDGNCTANVCQDGDWQLAVEDGTYDVTVAVGDQMGATAYDSQHAVNVENQVLIEQFQGTAAEEFRVATTRVGVVDGELTVSAQGGTNTKIAWVRVRSASASEADPWPFVVDVRPGNRSTGAVLDEGIATDLHLVGTNADPGPVDEATVTTDTVKLFEVLPGGAAVAVPGNANTSGGGDTINFQQSGPLDANTTYRFVVDGVEDELGNEFVPFTSVFTTGTTSGGGDGGEFSPVTGVNFEKVDTGKNGKYFASLVVHDGFLWATTIGQGMFRYPINADGTLGAEQAINAFAGRAAIGLVFDREDPDVAWVTNATANLGNESATFGSKLTRVDFGSSVANPTLTDVFVNLPRSAKDHLSNSLSYGPGGDLYFLQGSNQAAGDPDGAWGNRGETLLSAALLTFDPDEVWAQVQASGAINVQTVDKGGPYNPFVANAPLKIYASGIRNAYDLVHTAEGRLYVPTNGTASGGNSPGVNASGGTLTRTGQVPGQDVTEVCNTRRVDGSPYTAPSVPAVTNHSTQRDFLFDVEQGGYYGHPNPSRCEWVLNNGGLPEGAGSNGSQYAPTVQPDRNYRGWAYDFEFNKSPNGVVQYRSSTFGGKLKGRLMVVRFSNFDDVITLQPGSDGDILGGQAGSTIGGLSGFDDPLDIVEDTDTGNLYVNSYDQSGGQPKLYLLRVPSGEQAASLEPSTERLVANQPTGSGALSMGTVRFTNTGQQAATVTGATIGGSGAAAYSRTLSRALPATVPAGESIDVTVSFDPSAEGVAPGSLTLTTSTGSVPAVPLRGLGTDGEGGSAEPSLQYVFDTLQLGIDTGDDNDATPDMHSSTTERVSPTLGDSLDVESFERFTDGPVTVEPLAVFGPGANNPVTQVSWYATDAPGSPSSLFSVGNSPSRNAQALLPTSSGTYQFDPGAASFGFVSRWPFFANRMVYSQDSLNTFAGAIGNHVRVYRLVEGGSVVPHAFVVATEEHTSGWDYNDVVFIVRNVSPVGDGEEEPPPPGDAVKVNFQSETAPVPSGYVRDFGQAYGARNDAGQGSGLTYGWVNAQTGAAEARVGTGRDRDLNPDQRLDTLMHMQYQQQGSPNCTTNSCTTGAWEMSVPDGSYQVTVGVGDPATNQDPEAHQVRAEGVPVLAQPHVPTGAAGTAGHHAQASQVVSVTDGRITIDPTGGTNTKINYVEVLPVDGGGGETVAQVNFQPAAATTPAGWSADTGALFSTARGYGWVRTEGGAAKTADTRQRTSGSAVDSTLILVDDAEVAAVNDGEWEHVLPNGTYTVTASVGDPDYADSTHGLAAEGVPLVTGFVPSGPGDYGIGSATVEVTDGRLTVASTGTNTKLQWLTVAAGSGVDAIAPTVSFDVTGVSAPEGFVNQATVSAEISDAGGSGIEFVDWTLDGEEIERPQGDSLVVDEIGSHTVEVTATDAAGNATTEETTFEVVEGSVSEIAVTNQDAQRVGDQAIPGMAEDFLVMHHLNNVNTGGTHPSAVTHDVATLRIRNTDPTEDLVVSGLELGAPLNPTQGVRASTTNFTFPGVDLPLTIAPGGSYDLAVDFGGTGSRGIYGATLIIESNGANDPALPVQLRGFWQPQPEGGTEPTMTQIARTFGYTTEIGEPLEDEFSGPLQGDEVRSLQWRRLDPSRPVTARQLTALHGCCGSEDSMASPVAGAHDGAWGQSFYPRAAQTGNATATAPFRQGTANPTGSFALTIAGYTSNKAPTQTDPANLGIRVWPVEVDGTVVPGAYLVGQDFVQNGCGGGSANCDYQDNVYLVTNIAPVASQDTTAPTASPTGVAAQVQGSDVRVSWNAADVADLGGYVVERQAAGATTWTTVNTTPVAGTSLVDTTAPGSTQVSYRVLAVDTSGNRGAPSSTAQVTTPARPQSAIRINAGGPGVSTGGVAWGAQQYGTGGKTYTNNTAIAGTTDDVLYQTEYSTSTGSIAYDVPVQNGRYTVRLHFAEIYFGAPGGGPAGNGRRVFDVSVEGVQRINDFDIFREVGAATATVRSYTVDVTDGKVDVDLASVVNEAKISAIEVVPAGA; encoded by the coding sequence ATGGGTCTGGTCCTCGTGACCGTGCCACCGGTCCAGGCGGCCAACCAGCGGCCCGTCATCCGGGCGATCGCCGACCGCACCGTGTCGGGCCAGGACACCGTCCGCATCGCGCCCAGGGTGCGCGACGACGGACCGGCCAGGAGGCTCCGGTTCGCCGCGAGCGGCCGGCCGCTGTGGCTCAAGCTCGACCGCCGGACCGGGCTGCTGCGCGGCACCGTGCCGCCGGCCGCCATGGGGCGGAGCTTCCGCCTCGTGCTGCGGGTGAGCGACGGGCGGCGGACCGACAGCGAGGTCTTCCGGATCAGGGTCCGCCGCAACCAGGCGCCGACGCTGGGCGAGATCGCGCCGCAGACCGTCGAGGCCGGCCAGCCGTACAGCTACGCGATCGAGGGCGAGGACAGCGACGGGCCGAAGGCGCTGCGCTACTCCGTCAGCGGTCAGCCGGCCTGGCTCACGCTCGACCGCACCACCGGTGTCCTGAGCGGGACGGCCGAGGGTTCCGGCGTCCGGGAGATCACGGTCTGGGCGAGCGACGGCCGCAAGAGCTCCCCGGAGCGCGTCCTGCGCCTGACGGTCACGGAGCCCGCCGTCGACAACACCGAGCCGTTGGTCGACGACCAGACGATGACGGTGGACGAAGGCCCCGCCGGTGCCGAGGTCGGCACGCTGGTCGGTGACGACGCCGACGGCGACGAGCTCACCTGGAGCCTGTCCGGCGACGGCCACCAGGACTTCTCCGTCGACCCCGAGTCCGGGACCGTCACCTCCGAGGTGACGCTGGACCACGAAGCCCGCCGCCGCTACGACCTCACGGCCACGGCCTCCGACGGCACCACCAGCACCACCGCCGACCTGGTCGTCACGGTGTCCGACGTCGACGAGGCGCCGGTCGTGACCGCGATCGACGACCGCACCGTCACCGAGGACCAGCTGGTCGTCCCGGCCATCGCCGTCGAGGCGACCGACCCCGAGGGCGCACCGGTCGAGATCTCCGTGACCGGGCTCCCGCAGGGCCTGGCCTACGACGCCGCCACCGACACCGTCACCGGCTCCCCGAGCCTCCCGGGCACCTACGCCGTGCAGGTCTCTGCCAGCGACGGCACGCTCGTCGGCGGCACCGGCTTCGAGCTGGCCGTGGAGCCCACCAACGACGCCCCGGAGCTGGCCAACCAGGACCTGTCCGTGGCCGAGGGCACCGAGGACGAGACCGTCATCGGAACCCTTGCCGCGAGTGACGAGGAGGGCGACGAGCTCACCTTCGCCGGTGGCACGGCCGTGTTCGGCGTCTCACCGGCCGGCGAGGTGCGCGTGATCGACGGTGACGCCCTGACCGACGGCAGCGGACCCTTCTCGGTGCCGGTCTCGGTCACGGACGGCGACGCCACCACCAACGCGGTGCTGACGGTGACGGTCACCGACGTCGACAGCCCGCCCGTGGCCGAGGACGACACCTTCGAGGTCGCCGAGGACGCCCCGACCGGCACCAGCGTCGGGACCGCCACGGCCTCCGACGCCGACGGCGACACCGTCTCGTGGGCCATCACCGGCGGCAACGCCGAGGGTGCCTTCGCGATCGACGCGGCGACCGGCGAGATCACCGTCGCCGGCCTGCTCGACCACGAGGACGTCGACACCTACGCCCTCGAGGTCGAGGCCACCTCGACCACGCTGAGCGACAGCGCCACCGTGACGATCGACGTCACCGACGTCGACGAGGCGCCGTCCGTCGAACCGATCGACGACGTGACGACCGCCGAGGACGAGGCGATGGCGCCGGTCCAGGTCGTCACGAGCGACCCCGAGGGCGACGACGTCACGGTCACCGTGACCGGGCTGCCCGCGGGCGTCGACTACGCCCCCGGCCCCGGCACCATCGCGGGGACGCCCACCGACTCCGGCACGTTCGAGGTCGACGTCACCGCCGACGACGGCGCGCTGACGCGGACCGAGTCGTTCGTCCTCGAGGTGACGCCGGCCAACGACGCACCCGTGCTGGTGCCGGTCGACGACGTGACGTTGGAGGAGGGCTCTGCGCTGGAGCCGATCCAGCTGTCGGCGACCGACGCCGACGACGACGACCTGGTCTTCGAGGTCGGGACGCTGCCGACCGGGCTGTCCTTCGACGCCGAGCAGGCGCGGATCACGGGCACTCCCACGGTGGGCGGCAGCTACGTCGTCTCCGTGACGGTGCGGGACGGCAACGGCGGCACCGACGGGGACGACTTCGTCCTGACGGTCACCGACGTCAACGACGCGCCGGTCCTCGGCGCGCCTGACCCGGCCCTGGTCGAGCTCGTCCAGGACGAGCCGGTCGACGTCGACGTCACGGTGCCGGCCGTCGACGAGGAGGGTGACGCCGTCACCTTCGCCGCCACCGGGCTGCCCGAGGGGGTCACCGCCGAGGGGACGGGCACCGGGGTCAGCCTTGGAGGCGCCGCCGAGGAGACGGGCGACTTCCCGGTCACCGTCACCGCGGAGGACGCCCGGGGTGCCACCAGCACCACCACGTTCGACGTCGTCGTGACCGAGCCGCCCGCCGTGTCGTGCTCGCCGATCTCGACGCTGGAGTGCGCCGACGTGCCTGTCACGCTGCCCTACGAGCTCGACTTCGACGGCACCGAGGGTGGCCTCGACGACACCGGCTTCACCATGGTGGACCCGCCGTCCCTGCGCGGCGGCGTCGACCAGGCGCCCGCGCCCTCGACGCCGACGTACGCCGACGTGCCGGGCTTCGAGCCCGGGCAGGTGGGTGTCGCCGGCGGCGCGCTGACCATCACGGCCACCAAGGGCATCCAGTTCCGCGCCCCCGGCCAGTCACCCGCGGCCACGGCACCGAACGCGCTCCTCAACGGGCTCGGCGTGGGTGTCAGCGGGTCGACGACCGGCTACGACCTGTCGACGACCGTGGTCGCCCCGACCTTCCCGGGTCCCGACAACGGCGCCCAGCAGGGCGGCCTGTGGTTCGGCCTCGACGAGGACGACTACGTGAAGGCGGTCGTCTCCCGGGTCACCGCCACCACCAACAAGGTGCAGCTGCTCACCGAGGTGGGCGGGGTCGCGACCCCTGGCACCACGTACGAGATGAACAGCGCGCCCTTCGCGACGGGCACCGACGTCGAGCTCGAGCTGGAGGTCGTCGACGGCCCCGGCACGGGGACCACCGGCGGCACCGCGCAGCTCTACTACACCGTCGGGAGCGGCCAGCGCACCCTGCTGGCCGACGTGACCACGCCGAGCCGGACCTCGATGAGCGTCCCGCAGGCCTGGTTCGACGGGGCGGCGCTCGAGGGACAGGACGCCCAGTCGTTCGCCGGCCTCTTCGCCACCAAGCGCAACGCGCAGGCGGCCCAGCAGCAGCTGGTGACCTTCGGTGACTTCGCGGTCACCGAGCACGTCGTGCCCAACACGGCGCCCGTCGTGGTGCCTGTCGACGACCAGACGGCGACCGAGGAGGAGGCCTTCGGCCCGCTCACGGTGACCGCGACCGACGCCGACGGCGACGAGCTCACGGTCGAGTCCGACCTCGACGTGGAGGGGCTCTCCTTCACCGACGAGGGCGATGGCACCGCCACCCTCAAGGGCACGCCCGCTGCCGGCACCGCCGGCAGCTATGACGTCACCGTCTCGGCGAGCGACGGGGAGGACACCGACGAGGAGTCCTTCACGCTGACCGTCGAGGAGCCGGCGGCTCCCGAGCCGGCCTGCGCGCCGCTCACCACCGAGGGCTGCAGCACCGTCCCGGTGACCACGCCGTTCTCGCTGGACTTCGAGGCGGACCAGGGTGGCCTCGACGGCACCGGCTTCACGATGGTCGACCCGCCGTCCTCGCGCGGCAACGTCGACCAGGCGCCGGCGCCGGCCACCCCGTCCTTCCCGACCGTGCCCGGCTTCGAGCCCGGCCAGGTCGGTCTCACCGGCGGCAACCTCGTGATCGACGCGACCAAGGGCATCGCCTACCGCAAGCCCGTCGACAGCGCCGGCACCAACTCCCAGCTCAACGCGCTGGGGGTCGGGCTCGCGGGCGGCGGCGAGGGCTACGAGCTCCGCACCACCGTGGACGCCCCGACCTTCCCGAGCAGCGCTGCTGCGACCGGGACGCAGAGCCAGCAGGGCGGGCTCTGGTACGGCCTCGGCGAGGACGACTTCGTCAAGCTCGCCGTGGTCCGGACCACCAGCGGGCTCAACAAGGTCCAGCTGGTCAAGGAGGTCGGTTCGATCGCGCAGCCGGCGACGACGTACGAGCTCAACTCGTCGACCTTCGCGTCCGGCCAGGACGTCGAGCTGGTGCTGACGATCGACGCCTCCGGTGCCACGCCGGTGGTCCGTGCCGCCTACCGCGTCGCGGGCGGCCAGCTCACGACGCTCACCGACGCCGCCAACCCGGCCAGCCCGGCGCTGCCGCTGCCGGAGGCGTTCGTCGCGGGCGAGGCGCTGCCGGCGGGCGACGCCGGTCCGGTCGCCTTCGGTGGCCTGTACGCGACCAAGCGCGGGGCTGCCGCCACCGACAACATCGCCGTGCGGTTCGAGCAGTTCGCGGTGGAGTCGCTGGGCGGCCAGACCGGTCCGTTCGTGCCGGTCGACGTCCGGGTCAACTTCCAGTCCGAGACGGCTCCGGTCCCGGCCGGCTTCCTGCGTGACTTCGGCCAGGCCTACGACCAGCGCACCGCGGCCGACCAGGGCGACGGTGACCACACCTACGGCTGGGTCCGCGCCAACAGCGCCGAGGGCCTGTCGCTGGTCACCAACGGTCGCGACCGCAACCGTGCCGACATCGCCCAGGAGCTCGACACCGTGATGCACATGCAGTACGGCGACGTGCCGGACGGCAACTGCACCGCCAACGTGTGCCAGGACGGCGACTGGCAGCTCGCCGTCGAGGACGGCACGTACGACGTGACCGTCGCCGTGGGCGACCAGATGGGCGCGACGGCGTACGACTCGCAGCACGCGGTCAACGTCGAGAACCAGGTGCTGATCGAGCAGTTCCAGGGAACCGCCGCCGAGGAGTTCCGCGTCGCGACCACTCGCGTGGGTGTCGTCGACGGGGAGCTCACGGTCTCGGCCCAGGGCGGCACCAACACCAAGATCGCCTGGGTGCGGGTCCGCTCGGCGAGCGCGTCCGAGGCCGACCCGTGGCCGTTCGTCGTGGACGTCCGGCCGGGCAACCGTTCGACCGGCGCCGTGCTCGACGAGGGCATCGCGACCGACCTGCACCTGGTCGGCACCAACGCCGACCCGGGCCCGGTCGACGAGGCCACGGTCACCACCGACACGGTCAAGCTGTTCGAGGTGCTGCCGGGCGGGGCCGCGGTCGCCGTGCCGGGCAACGCCAACACCTCGGGCGGCGGTGACACGATCAACTTCCAGCAGTCGGGTCCGCTCGACGCCAACACGACCTACCGCTTCGTGGTCGACGGCGTCGAGGACGAGCTCGGCAACGAGTTCGTGCCCTTCACCTCGGTCTTCACCACCGGCACCACGAGCGGTGGCGGCGACGGCGGGGAGTTCAGCCCCGTCACGGGCGTCAACTTCGAGAAGGTCGACACCGGCAAGAACGGCAAGTACTTCGCCTCCCTGGTCGTGCACGACGGCTTCCTCTGGGCGACGACCATCGGGCAGGGCATGTTCCGCTACCCGATCAACGCCGACGGAACCCTCGGGGCGGAGCAGGCGATCAATGCCTTCGCCGGCCGCGCCGCCATCGGCCTGGTCTTCGACCGCGAGGACCCCGACGTCGCCTGGGTGACCAACGCGACCGCCAACCTCGGCAACGAGTCGGCGACCTTCGGGTCCAAGCTGACCCGGGTCGACTTCGGCAGCAGCGTGGCCAACCCGACGCTCACCGACGTGTTCGTCAACCTGCCCCGCTCGGCCAAGGACCACCTGTCCAACTCGCTGTCCTACGGACCCGGGGGAGACCTCTACTTCCTGCAGGGCTCCAACCAGGCCGCGGGCGACCCGGACGGCGCCTGGGGCAACCGGGGCGAGACGCTGCTCAGCGCGGCGCTGCTCACCTTCGACCCGGACGAGGTCTGGGCGCAGGTGCAGGCCAGCGGCGCGATCAACGTGCAGACGGTCGACAAGGGCGGGCCCTACAACCCGTTCGTGGCCAACGCCCCGCTGAAGATCTACGCCAGCGGCATCCGCAACGCCTACGACCTGGTGCACACCGCCGAGGGGCGGCTCTACGTGCCGACCAACGGAACGGCCAGCGGCGGCAACAGCCCCGGCGTCAACGCCAGCGGCGGCACGCTCACCCGGACCGGCCAGGTGCCCGGCCAGGACGTCACCGAGGTGTGCAACACCCGGCGCGTCGACGGGTCGCCCTACACGGCCCCGTCGGTGCCGGCGGTGACCAACCACTCCACGCAGCGCGACTTCCTCTTCGACGTCGAGCAGGGCGGCTACTACGGTCACCCGAACCCGAGCCGCTGCGAGTGGGTGCTCAACAACGGCGGGCTGCCCGAGGGTGCCGGCTCCAACGGCTCGCAGTACGCGCCGACCGTGCAGCCGGACCGCAACTACCGCGGCTGGGCCTACGACTTCGAGTTCAACAAGTCGCCCAACGGCGTCGTCCAGTACCGCTCGTCCACCTTCGGCGGGAAGCTGAAGGGTCGGCTGATGGTCGTCCGCTTCTCGAACTTCGACGACGTCATCACGCTGCAGCCCGGTTCGGACGGCGACATCCTCGGCGGCCAGGCCGGCAGCACCATCGGCGGCCTGTCCGGGTTCGACGACCCGCTGGACATCGTCGAGGACACCGACACCGGCAACCTGTACGTCAACTCCTACGACCAGTCGGGCGGGCAGCCCAAGCTCTACCTGCTGCGCGTCCCGTCCGGTGAGCAGGCTGCCTCCCTCGAGCCGAGCACCGAGCGACTCGTCGCCAACCAGCCCACCGGCTCCGGCGCGTTGTCGATGGGCACCGTCCGGTTCACCAATACCGGGCAGCAGGCCGCGACGGTCACCGGCGCGACGATCGGCGGCTCCGGGGCGGCGGCGTACTCCCGCACGCTCAGCCGGGCGCTGCCCGCGACGGTCCCGGCCGGTGAGTCGATCGACGTCACCGTCTCCTTCGACCCCTCGGCCGAGGGCGTCGCGCCCGGGTCGCTGACCCTGACGACGAGCACGGGCAGCGTCCCGGCCGTCCCGCTCCGCGGTCTCGGGACCGACGGCGAGGGCGGTTCGGCGGAGCCGTCGCTGCAGTACGTCTTCGACACGCTGCAGCTCGGCATCGACACCGGCGACGACAACGACGCGACGCCCGACATGCACAGCAGCACCACCGAGCGGGTCTCGCCGACCCTCGGCGACTCGCTGGACGTCGAGTCCTTCGAGCGGTTCACCGACGGGCCGGTGACGGTCGAGCCGCTGGCCGTGTTCGGGCCGGGCGCCAACAACCCCGTGACGCAGGTGTCGTGGTACGCCACCGACGCCCCGGGCTCGCCGTCGTCGCTGTTCTCCGTGGGCAACAGCCCGTCGCGCAACGCCCAGGCGCTGCTGCCGACCAGCTCCGGCACCTACCAGTTCGACCCGGGAGCGGCGAGCTTCGGCTTCGTCTCGCGCTGGCCCTTCTTCGCGAACCGGATGGTCTACAGCCAGGACTCGCTCAACACCTTCGCCGGCGCGATCGGCAACCACGTCCGCGTCTACCGGCTGGTCGAGGGCGGCTCCGTCGTCCCGCACGCCTTCGTGGTCGCCACCGAGGAGCACACCTCCGGCTGGGACTACAACGACGTGGTCTTCATCGTCCGCAACGTCTCTCCCGTCGGTGACGGCGAGGAGGAGCCGCCGCCGCCGGGCGACGCGGTGAAGGTCAACTTCCAGAGCGAGACCGCGCCGGTGCCCTCGGGCTACGTCCGTGACTTCGGCCAGGCGTACGGCGCCCGGAACGACGCCGGCCAGGGGAGCGGGCTCACCTACGGCTGGGTCAACGCGCAGACCGGGGCTGCCGAGGCCCGGGTCGGGACCGGTCGCGACCGCGACCTCAACCCCGACCAGCGCCTCGACACCCTGATGCACATGCAGTACCAGCAGCAGGGCAGCCCGAACTGCACCACCAACAGCTGCACGACCGGTGCCTGGGAGATGTCGGTGCCCGACGGCAGCTACCAGGTCACCGTCGGCGTCGGGGACCCTGCGACCAACCAGGACCCGGAGGCCCACCAGGTCCGGGCCGAGGGCGTGCCCGTGCTGGCGCAGCCGCACGTGCCCACCGGCGCTGCGGGCACGGCCGGTCACCACGCGCAGGCCAGCCAGGTCGTGAGCGTGACCGACGGCCGGATCACGATCGACCCGACCGGCGGCACCAACACCAAGATCAACTACGTCGAGGTGCTCCCGGTCGACGGGGGTGGCGGCGAGACCGTCGCGCAGGTCAACTTCCAGCCGGCGGCCGCGACCACCCCCGCCGGGTGGTCCGCCGACACGGGTGCGCTGTTCAGCACCGCGCGCGGCTACGGCTGGGTCCGGACCGAGGGCGGTGCGGCCAAGACGGCCGACACCCGCCAGCGGACCTCGGGCAGTGCCGTGGACAGCACCCTGATCCTCGTCGACGACGCCGAGGTCGCGGCCGTCAACGACGGCGAGTGGGAGCACGTGCTGCCCAACGGCACGTACACCGTGACGGCGTCGGTCGGTGACCCCGACTACGCCGACTCCACCCACGGCCTGGCCGCCGAGGGCGTCCCGCTCGTCACGGGCTTCGTGCCCTCGGGCCCGGGGGACTACGGCATCGGCTCGGCGACCGTGGAGGTCACCGACGGCCGGCTCACGGTCGCCTCGACCGGCACCAACACCAAGCTGCAGTGGCTCACCGTCGCGGCCGGCTCGGGGGTCGACGCGATCGCGCCGACCGTGTCGTTCGACGTCACCGGCGTCTCGGCTCCGGAGGGCTTCGTCAACCAGGCCACGGTCTCCGCGGAGATCAGCGACGCGGGCGGCTCGGGGATCGAGTTCGTCGACTGGACGCTCGACGGCGAGGAGATCGAGCGGCCCCAGGGCGACTCGCTCGTGGTCGACGAGATCGGCAGCCACACGGTCGAGGTGACGGCGACGGACGCCGCCGGCAACGCGACGACCGAGGAGACGACCTTCGAGGTCGTCGAGGGCTCGGTCTCCGAGATCGCCGTCACCAACCAGGACGCCCAGCGTGTGGGCGACCAGGCGATCCCGGGGATGGCCGAGGACTTCCTCGTCATGCACCACCTGAACAACGTCAACACCGGGGGGACCCACCCCAGCGCCGTCACCCACGACGTCGCGACGCTGCGGATCCGCAACACCGATCCGACCGAGGACCTCGTGGTCTCCGGACTGGAGCTCGGCGCACCGCTGAACCCGACGCAGGGGGTCCGGGCCAGCACGACCAACTTCACGTTCCCCGGCGTCGACCTGCCCCTGACGATCGCGCCGGGTGGTTCCTACGACCTGGCCGTCGACTTCGGCGGGACGGGCTCCCGCGGGATCTACGGGGCGACGCTCATCATCGAGAGCAACGGTGCCAACGACCCGGCGCTGCCGGTCCAGCTCCGGGGCTTCTGGCAGCCGCAGCCCGAGGGTGGCACCGAGCCGACGATGACGCAGATCGCGCGGACGTTCGGCTACACCACCGAGATCGGCGAGCCTCTCGAGGACGAGTTCTCGGGCCCGCTCCAGGGCGACGAGGTGCGCTCGCTGCAGTGGAGGCGGCTCGACCCGAGCCGGCCGGTCACGGCACGACAGCTGACCGCCCTGCACGGGTGCTGCGGGTCCGAGGACTCGATGGCGAGCCCGGTGGCCGGTGCGCACGACGGGGCGTGGGGCCAGTCGTTCTACCCGCGGGCCGCGCAGACCGGCAACGCGACGGCGACCGCACCGTTCCGGCAGGGCACCGCCAACCCGACGGGCAGCTTCGCCCTCACGATCGCGGGCTACACCTCCAACAAGGCGCCGACCCAGACCGACCCGGCCAACCTCGGGATCCGGGTCTGGCCGGTCGAGGTCGACGGAACGGTCGTCCCCGGCGCGTACCTCGTCGGGCAGGACTTCGTCCAGAACGGTTGCGGCGGCGGCAGCGCCAACTGCGACTACCAGGACAACGTCTACCTCGTGACCAACATCGCCCCGGTGGCGTCGCAGGACACCACCGCGCCGACGGCCTCGCCCACCGGGGTCGCCGCACAGGTCCAGGGGTCCGACGTGAGGGTGTCCTGGAACGCAGCGGACGTCGCCGACCTCGGCGGCTACGTCGTCGAGCGCCAGGCGGCCGGGGCCACCACCTGGACCACGGTCAACACGACGCCGGTGGCCGGAACCTCGCTGGTGGACACCACGGCGCCGGGAAGCACCCAGGTGAGCTACCGGGTGCTGGCCGTCGACACCTCCGGCAACCGGGGGGCCCCGTCCAGCACCGCGCAGGTGACGACGCCGGCCCGGCCGCAGTCGGCCATCCGCATCAACGCGGGTGGACCGGGGGTCTCGACAGGCGGGGTCGCGTGGGGTGCCCAGCAGTACGGCACCGGCGGCAAGACCTACACCAACAACACCGCCATCGCCGGCACGACCGACGACGTCCTCTACCAGACCGAGTACTCCACGAGCACGGGCAGCATCGCCTACGACGTGCCGGTCCAGAACGGCCGCTACACGGTCAGGCTGCACTTCGCCGAGATCTACTTCGGCGCCCCGGGTGGAGGTCCGGCCGGCAACGGCAGGCGGGTCTTCGACGTCTCGGTCGAGGGCGTGCAGCGGATCAACGACTTCGACATCTTCCGCGAGGTCGGCGCCGCGACGGCCACCGTCAGGAGCTACACCGTGGACGTGACCGACGGCAAGGTCGACGTCGACCTGGCCAGCGTCGTCAACGAGGCCAAGATCTCCGCGATCGAGGTGGTCCCGGCGGGCGCGTAG